The following coding sequences are from one Saccopteryx bilineata isolate mSacBil1 chromosome 3, mSacBil1_pri_phased_curated, whole genome shotgun sequence window:
- the SCX gene encoding basic helix-loop-helix transcription factor scleraxis, translated as MLRSAPPGRYLYPEVSPLSDDEDRGSESSGSDEKPCRVHAARCGLQGARRRAGGRRAGGGPGPGGRPGREPRQRHTANARERDRTNSVNTAFTALRTLIPTEPADRKLSKIETLRLASSYISHLGNVLLVGEACGDGQPCHSGPAFFHAARAGSPPPPPPPARDGENAQPKQICTFCLSNQRKLSKDRDRKTAIRS; from the exons ATGCTGCGCTCGGCGCCGCCTGGCCGTTACCTGTACCCCGAGGTGAGCCCGCTGTCGGACGACGAGGACCGAGGCAGCGAGAGCTCAGGATCCGACGAGAAACCCTGTCGCGTGCACGCGGCGCGCTGCGGCCTCCAGGGTGCCCGGAGACGGGCCGGGGGCCGGCGGGCGGGGGGCGGCCCGGGCCCCGGGGGCCGGCCAGGCCGAGAACCCCGGCAGAGGCACACGGCGAACGCGCGTGAGCGGGACCGCACCAACAGCGTGAACACGGCCTTCACCGCGCTGCGCACGCTCATCCCCACCGAGCCGGCTGACCGCAAGCTCTCCAAGATCGAGACGCTGCGCCTGGCCTCCAGCTACATCTCGCACCTGGGCAATGTGCTGCTGGTGGGCGAGGCCTGCGGCGACGGGCAGCCGTGCCACTCTGGGCCCGCCTTCTTCCACGCAGCGCGAGCAgggagccccccgcccccaccgcccCCTGCCCGCGACGGGGAGAACGCCCAGCCCAAGCAGATCTGCACCTTCTGCCTAAGCAACCAGAGAAAGTTG AGCAAGGACCGTGACAGAAAGACGGCGATTCGGAGTTAG